A genomic window from Massilia sp. METH4 includes:
- a CDS encoding ABC transporter permease, with amino-acid sequence MSRLEARSAPSRAMMLASPLLAALAMLVTGSILFLFLGQEPLHAFYVYFIKPATTLYGIGELLLKATPLILCGVGLAIGFRADVHNIGADGQLTMGAIAAGCVALYFDGVEAPWVLPLMLAAGALGGMAWAAIPALLRTRFNTSEILVSLMLVYVSYLLLSYLVHGPLRDPDGYNFPQSKMFGEAATLPLLVEGLRVNAAFLLSLVGVVGAWFFCKHTFAGYRMQVSGISPAAALYAGFSAPKNVWLAFLVSGAMAGLAGVGEVAGPLGQLQPSVSPGYGFAAIIVAYVGRLHPVGVLLAALLMSLLYIGGEAAQIELQLPSAITGLFQGLLLFYLLAADLFIHYRFKPRVRALPHARKEITA; translated from the coding sequence ATGTCCCGGCTTGAAGCCCGCTCCGCACCCTCGCGCGCGATGATGCTCGCGTCGCCGCTCCTCGCCGCGCTGGCCATGCTCGTCACCGGCTCGATCCTGTTCCTGTTCCTGGGCCAGGAACCGCTGCACGCGTTCTACGTCTACTTCATCAAGCCGGCCACCACGCTGTACGGCATCGGCGAACTGCTGCTGAAGGCCACGCCCCTGATCCTGTGCGGAGTGGGCCTGGCGATCGGCTTCCGGGCCGACGTGCACAATATCGGCGCCGATGGCCAGCTGACGATGGGCGCCATCGCCGCTGGCTGCGTGGCCCTGTATTTCGATGGCGTCGAGGCGCCCTGGGTGCTGCCGCTGATGCTCGCTGCCGGGGCGCTGGGCGGCATGGCGTGGGCGGCGATCCCCGCCCTGCTGCGCACGCGCTTCAACACCAGCGAGATCCTGGTGAGCCTGATGCTGGTGTACGTGTCCTACCTGCTGCTCAGCTACCTCGTGCACGGCCCGCTGCGCGATCCGGACGGCTACAACTTCCCACAATCGAAGATGTTCGGCGAGGCGGCCACGCTGCCGCTGCTGGTCGAAGGCTTGCGCGTGAACGCCGCGTTTCTGCTCTCGCTGGTCGGCGTCGTCGGCGCCTGGTTCTTCTGCAAGCATACGTTCGCCGGGTACCGCATGCAGGTCAGCGGCATCTCGCCGGCCGCCGCGCTGTATGCGGGCTTTTCGGCGCCGAAGAACGTGTGGCTGGCCTTTCTCGTCAGCGGCGCGATGGCGGGGCTGGCGGGTGTCGGCGAAGTGGCGGGACCGCTCGGCCAGCTGCAGCCTTCCGTGTCGCCCGGCTACGGCTTCGCGGCGATCATCGTCGCGTACGTGGGCCGCCTGCATCCGGTGGGCGTGCTGCTCGCGGCGCTGCTGATGTCGCTGCTGTACATCGGCGGCGAAGCCGCGCAGATCGAGCTGCAACTGCCATCGGCCATCACCGGCCTGTTCCAGGGCCTGCTGCTGTTCTACCTGCTGGCGGCCGACCTGTTCATCCATTACCGCTTCAAGCCGCGCGTGCGCGCCCTGCCGCACGCCAGGAAGGAGATCACCGCATGA
- a CDS encoding ABC transporter ATP-binding protein, protein MTEPQAPPDGRQKTEPRLRLLGISKIYPSVVANDSVDLTVMPGEIHAVLGENGAGKSTLMKMIYGVTHPDAGEMLWEGRQVTIPSPAAARRLGIGMVFQHFALFETLTVAENIALALDEKITPARLAPRIREVSARYGLPLDPDRRVHSMSVGERQRVEIVRCLLQSPRLLIMDEPTSVLTPDAVQKLFVSLRQLAAEGVSILYISHKLDEIQALCDKATVLRAGRVSGTATPKTQTAHELAELMIGGDLPTCTLAPREPGEVRLALDKLSLPSPEPFGIDLRNITLDIHAGEIVGLAGVSGNGQQELMKAISGEVPLRHAQGIRLFGQDVGRMNAAARRRLGLGFVPEERLGRGAVPGMSLTDNALLTGYLADAAGMLAHGLIRHGAIREFAGRVIERFKVKCGGPGSAASSLSGGNLQKFIVGREIALAPNVMVLAQPTWGVDIGAAMLIRQAIIDLRDQGVAVLVISEELDELFMMCDRIAVLAKGRLSRAVPVKEATINQIGVWMSGDFSTASEPLSKEGSDHVPA, encoded by the coding sequence ATGACCGAACCACAGGCCCCGCCGGACGGGCGGCAGAAAACCGAACCGAGGCTGCGGCTGCTCGGGATTTCCAAGATCTACCCCTCCGTGGTCGCCAACGACAGCGTGGACCTCACCGTGATGCCGGGCGAAATCCACGCCGTGCTGGGCGAGAACGGCGCCGGCAAGAGCACCTTGATGAAGATGATCTACGGCGTCACGCACCCGGACGCCGGCGAGATGCTGTGGGAAGGCAGGCAGGTGACCATTCCCTCCCCGGCCGCCGCGCGTCGCCTGGGCATCGGCATGGTGTTCCAGCACTTCGCGCTGTTCGAGACCCTCACGGTGGCCGAGAACATCGCGCTGGCGCTGGACGAGAAGATCACGCCCGCCAGACTCGCCCCGCGCATTCGCGAAGTATCGGCACGCTACGGCCTTCCGCTCGATCCGGATCGGCGCGTGCACAGCATGTCCGTCGGCGAGCGCCAGCGCGTGGAGATCGTGCGCTGCCTGCTGCAGTCGCCGCGCCTGTTGATCATGGATGAACCCACGTCCGTCCTCACGCCGGACGCGGTGCAGAAGCTGTTCGTGTCGCTGCGCCAGCTCGCCGCGGAAGGCGTGAGCATCCTCTACATCAGCCACAAGCTCGACGAGATCCAGGCCCTGTGCGACAAGGCCACGGTGCTGCGCGCCGGCCGTGTATCCGGCACCGCCACACCGAAGACCCAGACGGCCCATGAACTGGCCGAACTGATGATCGGCGGCGACCTGCCCACGTGCACGCTGGCGCCGCGCGAACCCGGCGAGGTGCGGCTGGCGCTGGACAAGCTGTCGCTGCCCAGCCCCGAGCCTTTCGGCATCGACCTGCGGAACATCACGCTGGACATCCACGCCGGCGAGATCGTCGGGCTGGCCGGCGTTTCCGGCAACGGCCAGCAGGAATTGATGAAGGCCATCTCCGGCGAGGTGCCATTGCGCCACGCGCAGGGTATCCGCCTGTTCGGCCAGGACGTGGGCCGCATGAACGCCGCCGCGCGCCGCCGCCTCGGCCTGGGCTTCGTGCCGGAAGAGCGGCTCGGCCGCGGTGCCGTGCCGGGCATGTCGCTGACCGATAACGCGCTGCTGACGGGATACCTGGCCGATGCCGCCGGCATGCTCGCGCATGGTCTCATCCGGCACGGCGCGATCCGCGAATTCGCCGGGCGCGTGATCGAGCGCTTCAAGGTGAAATGCGGCGGGCCCGGTTCGGCCGCCTCCAGCCTTTCCGGCGGCAATCTCCAGAAATTCATCGTCGGCCGCGAGATCGCGCTCGCGCCGAACGTGATGGTGCTGGCCCAGCCCACCTGGGGCGTCGACATCGGCGCGGCGATGCTGATCCGCCAGGCGATCATCGATCTGCGCGACCAGGGCGTGGCCGTGCTCGTGATTTCCGAGGAGCTCGACGAATTGTTCATGATGTGCGACCGCATCGCCGTGCTGGCGAAGGGCCGGCTGTCGCGCGCCGTGCCGGTGAAGGAAGCCACCATCAACCAGATCGGAGTGTGGATGAGTGGCGACTTTTCCACAGCCAGCGAACCACTGTCCAAGGAAGGAAGCGACCATGTCCCGGCTTGA
- a CDS encoding GntR family transcriptional regulator, which translates to MTKQAPAERPRSHRTPEADPAEGTNQPTRPRQPGKRGAAAVDLRIYSAVVNAVMSHRLPPGTRLGEAEFCELYEVSRTTVRKALQRLAHDHIVVLRPNRGAVVASPSPEEARDVFTARRAIEREIVPLVIRHITPASIKRIRAALDEEEAARRNGDRAAWIRLGGEFHLLLAELAGNTVLQRFMVELVSRSSLIIAVYENPGTPMCGNHEHDELLALIEKKDVEGATRLIEHHLEEIEARLHLGTPERKLSLAEALAGL; encoded by the coding sequence ATGACCAAGCAAGCCCCAGCGGAGCGCCCACGAAGCCACCGCACGCCCGAGGCCGACCCGGCCGAAGGAACGAACCAGCCAACCCGGCCACGCCAGCCGGGCAAGCGCGGCGCCGCCGCCGTCGACCTGCGCATCTACAGCGCCGTCGTCAACGCGGTCATGAGCCACCGCCTGCCGCCCGGCACGCGGCTGGGCGAGGCGGAATTCTGCGAACTGTATGAAGTAAGCCGCACCACGGTGCGCAAGGCGCTGCAGCGACTGGCGCACGACCACATCGTGGTGCTGCGGCCGAATCGCGGCGCCGTCGTTGCCTCGCCATCGCCGGAGGAAGCGCGCGACGTGTTCACGGCGCGCCGGGCCATCGAGCGCGAGATCGTGCCGCTGGTGATCCGGCATATCACGCCCGCATCGATCAAGCGCATCCGCGCCGCGCTCGACGAGGAGGAAGCGGCGCGCCGCAACGGTGACCGTGCGGCGTGGATCCGCCTGGGCGGCGAATTCCACCTGCTGCTGGCCGAACTGGCCGGCAACACGGTGCTGCAGCGCTTCATGGTGGAACTGGTGTCGCGCTCCTCGCTGATCATCGCCGTCTACGAGAATCCGGGCACGCCGATGTGCGGCAACCACGAGCACGACGAATTGCTGGCACTGATCGAGAAGAAGGATGTGGAGGGCGCCACCAGGCTGATCGAACACCACCTGGAAGAGATCGAGGCGCGGCTGCATTTGGGCACACCCGAACGCAAGCTGAGTTTGGCCGAAGCGCTAGCCGGGCTATAA
- a CDS encoding outer envelope protein: MNTIRFAATFALAATAACAAQAADWSDTSLSYRYGSKFSEPYNGADIVKHVVNFSHASGYKYGTNFFSVDYLMSDENDPSAVGSKSGAHEAYALYRHTFDLGKITGKSFKYGPIRGLGIVAGFDINSKTDAGYNSKKRMLVLGPTFMFDVPGFWDVSLVALHESNAPYNGYTQTATNRYRYDTHAALMSSWSIPFPNVPLAFEGYANYIGTKGKNEYGGPTAVEINVDMKLMYDVSSLVGANKNTFKLGVAYQYWKNKFGNPSKTVPGATARTPMVRAEYHF, encoded by the coding sequence ATGAACACCATTCGTTTCGCTGCTACCTTCGCTCTCGCCGCCACCGCCGCCTGCGCCGCCCAGGCCGCCGACTGGAGCGATACGTCGCTGAGCTATCGCTACGGCTCGAAGTTTTCCGAGCCGTACAACGGTGCCGATATCGTGAAACACGTCGTGAACTTCAGCCATGCCAGCGGTTACAAGTACGGCACCAATTTCTTCAGTGTCGATTACCTGATGTCGGACGAGAACGACCCGTCCGCGGTCGGGTCCAAGTCGGGGGCCCACGAGGCCTATGCGCTGTATCGCCACACCTTCGACCTGGGCAAGATCACCGGCAAAAGCTTCAAGTACGGCCCGATCCGCGGCCTGGGCATCGTGGCCGGCTTCGACATCAACAGCAAGACCGACGCGGGCTACAACTCGAAGAAGCGCATGCTGGTGCTCGGCCCCACGTTCATGTTCGACGTGCCCGGTTTCTGGGACGTGAGCCTGGTAGCGTTGCATGAATCCAACGCTCCGTACAACGGCTATACGCAAACGGCCACCAACCGCTACCGCTACGACACGCACGCTGCCCTGATGAGCTCCTGGAGCATTCCGTTCCCGAACGTGCCGCTGGCGTTCGAAGGCTATGCGAACTACATCGGCACCAAGGGCAAGAACGAATACGGCGGCCCCACCGCGGTCGAGATCAACGTGGACATGAAGCTGATGTACGACGTCAGCTCGCTGGTCGGCGCGAACAAGAACACCTTCAAGCTCGGCGTGGCCTACCAGTACTGGAAGAACAAATTCGGCAACCCGTCGAAGACCGTTCCCGGCGCCACCGCACGAACCCCGATGGTGCGTGCCGAATACCATTTCTGA
- a CDS encoding BMP family ABC transporter substrate-binding protein, with the protein MNRRKLLAFASLSAALGAAVIAPAQAQEPLKVGFVYIGPVGDAGWTYAHEQGRLEMEKALGGKVKSTYVENVPESADAERVIRKLAADGNKLIFTTSFGYMNPTEKVARAFPNVVFQHATGFKTTKNMGAYEARLFEGSYLQGIIAGKMTKTNTLGFVGSFPVPEVIRNINAFTLGAQSVNPRIKTKIIWVNSWYDPAKERQAAETLIAQGADVLTQNTDSPATLQAAQEKGKYAFGWDSDMQRFAPKAHLTASTNQWGGYYTEVAKAVLAGTWKTGHVHGGLKEGMVKMSPLNPVVPADAAKIFEAKKAAFTAGTSTPFTGPIKDQSGALKVPAGVAMPMKELMSMNFYVQGVEGTIPK; encoded by the coding sequence ATGAATCGTCGCAAGCTGCTCGCCTTTGCCTCCCTGTCCGCCGCGCTGGGCGCGGCCGTCATCGCACCGGCGCAGGCGCAGGAACCTCTGAAGGTGGGTTTCGTCTACATCGGCCCCGTGGGCGATGCCGGCTGGACCTATGCCCATGAGCAGGGCCGCCTCGAAATGGAAAAGGCGCTGGGCGGCAAGGTGAAGTCCACGTATGTCGAGAACGTGCCCGAGAGCGCGGACGCGGAGCGTGTAATCCGCAAGCTTGCGGCGGATGGCAACAAGCTCATTTTCACGACGTCATTCGGTTACATGAACCCCACGGAAAAAGTGGCGCGGGCATTCCCGAACGTGGTGTTCCAGCATGCCACCGGCTTCAAGACCACGAAGAACATGGGCGCCTACGAGGCGCGGCTGTTCGAAGGTTCCTACCTGCAGGGCATCATCGCGGGCAAGATGACCAAGACGAACACGCTGGGCTTCGTGGGCTCGTTCCCGGTGCCGGAAGTGATCCGCAACATCAACGCCTTCACCCTGGGCGCGCAAAGCGTGAACCCCAGGATCAAGACCAAGATCATCTGGGTGAACAGCTGGTACGACCCGGCCAAGGAACGCCAGGCCGCGGAAACGCTGATCGCGCAAGGGGCCGACGTGCTGACGCAGAACACCGACTCCCCGGCCACCCTGCAGGCGGCCCAGGAAAAGGGCAAGTACGCGTTCGGCTGGGATTCCGACATGCAGCGCTTCGCACCGAAGGCGCACCTCACCGCGAGCACCAACCAGTGGGGCGGCTACTACACCGAGGTGGCCAAGGCCGTGCTGGCGGGCACCTGGAAGACCGGCCACGTGCACGGCGGCCTGAAGGAAGGCATGGTCAAGATGTCGCCGTTGAACCCGGTGGTGCCGGCCGACGCGGCCAAGATCTTCGAGGCGAAGAAGGCCGCCTTCACGGCCGGCACCTCGACGCCGTTCACGGGCCCGATCAAGGACCAGTCGGGCGCCCTCAAGGTGCCTGCCGGCGTGGCGATGCCGATGAAGGAGCTCATGTCGATGAACTTCTACGTGCAGGGCGTGGAAGGCACGATTCCAAAGTAA
- a CDS encoding nucleoside deaminase, producing MAEPTARDHQFLTDVLALAQRSRDEGHHPFAAIIADADGNVIAQAMNASSSDRTAHAEMNALRIASSQYSPEKLAGATMYTNAEPCAMCAGGTYWSGVGRVVYAMSEATLLSLTGSDPENPTLSLPCRQVFAAGQRPTEVIGPWREEEAKVAHQGFWHKS from the coding sequence ATGGCAGAACCGACAGCGCGCGACCACCAGTTCCTGACGGACGTGCTCGCGCTGGCCCAGCGCTCGCGCGACGAAGGCCACCATCCGTTTGCCGCGATCATCGCCGATGCGGATGGCAATGTGATCGCGCAGGCGATGAACGCATCGAGCAGCGACCGCACCGCACACGCGGAAATGAATGCACTGCGCATCGCGTCATCGCAGTATTCGCCCGAGAAGCTCGCGGGCGCCACGATGTACACGAACGCCGAACCATGCGCGATGTGCGCCGGCGGCACCTACTGGAGCGGCGTGGGGCGCGTGGTGTACGCGATGTCCGAAGCGACGCTGCTGTCGCTCACGGGCAGCGATCCCGAGAATCCGACCTTGTCGCTGCCGTGCCGGCAGGTGTTCGCCGCCGGGCAAAGGCCGACCGAGGTGATCGGGCCGTGGCGGGAGGAGGAGGCGAAGGTGGCCCACCAGGGGTTCTGGCACAAGAGCTGA
- a CDS encoding cytochrome P450, which translates to MSVATLKTPLPQTIAELPAPRGLPLLGNALQLRPSTIHLAMERWSRKYGRMFRARIGPREVVVLSDSAAITAVLRDRPDGFRRPAITAEVSAELGGNVGLFLAEGDAWRNQRRMVMSAFSPTAIRAYFDRMAQVAQRLEQRWVAAGDGEIDLTGDLKRYTVDVIAGLAFGADVDTIGNGDDAIQQHVETVLAGVARRSLLPFPYWRWFKLPADRTLERSVRAVREATDGFIASAREAMAADPTLREQPANMLQAMLAAADRPDSGVDDSSVAGNVTTMLLAGEDTTSSALAWLIWLLWQNPDALARVQEEVRQHAQVPTLESINALDYLEACALEAMRLKPPAPFIPLQAQRETTVMGVKLPKDTLLWCVLRHDSVDGGVFPEPHSFEPERWLAGGGADKGVALPFGAGPRMCPGRYLSLIELKVAMAMLLGRFELVDVQARDRLAPDEVMGFVMGPTAMSMRLRSRKTAG; encoded by the coding sequence ATGAGCGTTGCCACCCTCAAGACCCCCCTGCCGCAAACCATCGCCGAGCTGCCGGCCCCGCGCGGCCTGCCGCTGCTGGGCAACGCCCTGCAATTGCGGCCGTCGACCATCCATCTTGCGATGGAACGATGGAGCCGGAAATACGGGCGCATGTTCCGCGCCCGCATCGGGCCGCGCGAAGTGGTCGTGCTGTCCGACAGCGCTGCCATCACGGCCGTGCTGCGCGACCGGCCGGACGGTTTCCGGCGTCCTGCCATCACGGCCGAGGTCTCCGCCGAACTCGGTGGCAACGTGGGCCTGTTCCTGGCCGAGGGCGACGCGTGGCGCAACCAGCGCCGCATGGTGATGAGCGCCTTTTCACCCACGGCGATCAGGGCCTACTTCGACCGCATGGCGCAAGTCGCGCAGCGGCTGGAGCAGCGCTGGGTGGCGGCCGGCGACGGCGAAATCGACCTGACGGGCGATTTGAAACGCTACACGGTCGACGTGATCGCGGGTCTGGCATTCGGCGCGGACGTCGACACAATTGGCAATGGCGACGATGCGATCCAGCAGCACGTCGAAACGGTGCTGGCGGGGGTGGCACGCCGTTCGCTGCTGCCCTTCCCTTACTGGCGCTGGTTCAAGCTCCCGGCCGACCGCACGCTCGAGCGTAGCGTGCGCGCTGTTCGTGAAGCCACGGATGGTTTCATCGCCAGCGCACGCGAGGCGATGGCTGCCGATCCCACGCTGCGGGAACAGCCGGCGAACATGCTGCAAGCGATGCTGGCCGCAGCCGACCGGCCGGACAGCGGCGTCGACGACAGCTCCGTGGCCGGCAACGTCACCACCATGCTGCTGGCGGGCGAGGACACCACGTCCAGCGCGCTGGCCTGGCTGATCTGGCTGCTGTGGCAAAACCCGGATGCGCTGGCGCGCGTGCAGGAGGAAGTACGCCAGCATGCCCAGGTGCCGACGCTGGAAAGCATCAACGCGCTCGACTACCTGGAAGCATGTGCCCTCGAAGCGATGCGCCTGAAGCCGCCCGCGCCGTTCATCCCTTTGCAGGCGCAGCGCGAAACCACGGTGATGGGCGTGAAGCTGCCGAAGGATACACTGCTGTGGTGCGTGCTGCGGCACGACAGCGTGGATGGCGGCGTGTTTCCGGAGCCGCACAGCTTCGAGCCGGAGCGCTGGCTGGCGGGAGGCGGCGCGGACAAGGGCGTGGCGCTGCCCTTCGGTGCCGGCCCGCGCATGTGCCCAGGGCGGTACCTGTCGCTGATCGAGTTGAAGGTGGCGATGGCGATGTTGCTGGGGCGGTTCGAGCTCGTCGATGTGCAGGCGCGGGATCGGTTGGCGCCGGACGAGGTGATGGGGTTTGTGATGGGGCCGACGGCGATGAGCATGCGGTTGCGTTCGAGGAAAACCGCTGGCTGA
- a CDS encoding helix-turn-helix domain-containing protein: MTTTLPPTAARLVPPRVALASCIRGYMVRSTLGVQLAPGQRLNRFPATPFCSITWMIEGSGELLEPARAGAVAQQGMAIFSGPWTQPFMTGNPGPVHTFTVLFFADALHALTGLDMAAQLDTMAQVDAVLGDEWDAVSGAVLAAADDEARIRLFEDWLEPRWRVARGVASGAATWSPARDWVQALAVRAAATGAGRSARMVERRVRAWAGHPLRTLRRLARVEESLLAARDEQQAGQLSLSDVALRGGYSDQAHLSREARELIGASPREIIRLAQTDESYWPYRIWW, encoded by the coding sequence ATGACCACGACTTTGCCTCCGACCGCCGCCCGCCTCGTGCCGCCCCGCGTGGCGCTGGCATCCTGCATTCGCGGCTACATGGTGCGCAGCACGCTCGGTGTACAGCTGGCCCCCGGGCAGCGCCTGAACCGCTTTCCAGCCACGCCGTTCTGCTCAATCACATGGATGATCGAGGGCAGCGGGGAATTGCTGGAACCGGCCAGGGCCGGCGCCGTGGCCCAGCAAGGCATGGCCATCTTTTCCGGGCCATGGACACAGCCTTTCATGACCGGCAATCCCGGTCCCGTGCATACGTTCACGGTGCTGTTCTTCGCCGACGCGCTGCATGCGCTGACAGGCCTCGACATGGCGGCGCAGCTCGACACCATGGCCCAGGTCGACGCGGTGCTCGGCGATGAGTGGGATGCGGTGTCCGGCGCCGTGCTGGCGGCGGCGGACGACGAGGCGCGCATCCGGCTGTTCGAGGATTGGCTGGAGCCGCGCTGGCGTGTCGCGCGCGGCGTCGCTTCCGGCGCGGCGACGTGGTCGCCGGCACGGGACTGGGTGCAGGCGCTGGCCGTGCGCGCCGCGGCGACAGGCGCAGGGCGCAGCGCTCGGATGGTCGAGCGGCGCGTGCGCGCCTGGGCCGGGCATCCGCTGCGCACCTTGCGGCGGCTCGCTCGTGTCGAGGAATCGCTGCTGGCGGCGCGCGACGAGCAGCAGGCCGGGCAGCTATCGCTGTCCGATGTCGCCCTGCGCGGCGGGTATTCCGACCAGGCGCATTTGTCACGCGAGGCGCGGGAACTGATTGGTGCCAGCCCGCGGGAGATCATCCGTCTGGCGCAGACGGATGAGAGTTATTGGCCGTATCGGATCTGGTGGTGA
- a CDS encoding LysM domain-containing protein: MATPKGSFEMWKDGLIKGVGQAKWHTYDCEIKTSISEFDRHLAGSPGYVIVDWRLVKAMLWVETGAGHIQWRVKPMQIGVLGDPGLDALLGGKEGGDIIMPPSLKATLDHNAARTIPSYNIRAGIAYLLMRMAKFEFRSVVSDDPKIYEAPVNRGDSMARIAKVCGTTTDILRQLNPKATILRPGQVLLYRKGAVQRVIVGWLPFAIEDVAKLYNGGGDVRYAEKLSFALKLVKYGSEATCA, translated from the coding sequence ATGGCAACTCCGAAGGGCTCCTTCGAGATGTGGAAGGATGGTTTGATCAAGGGTGTCGGCCAAGCAAAGTGGCATACGTATGATTGCGAAATCAAAACCTCCATTTCGGAATTTGATCGACATTTAGCCGGCTCCCCTGGGTATGTCATTGTGGATTGGCGTCTTGTAAAAGCCATGCTTTGGGTAGAAACCGGCGCAGGTCATATACAATGGCGAGTAAAGCCGATGCAAATCGGCGTTCTAGGCGATCCAGGGCTCGATGCCCTACTTGGTGGGAAAGAAGGTGGAGACATAATCATGCCGCCCAGCTTGAAAGCCACGCTGGATCACAACGCCGCGAGAACTATACCGTCCTACAACATACGTGCAGGTATAGCATACCTCTTGATGAGGATGGCGAAATTCGAATTTCGCAGCGTCGTGTCTGACGACCCGAAAATATACGAGGCCCCTGTCAACCGAGGCGACAGTATGGCAAGAATTGCCAAGGTTTGTGGCACTACGACTGACATCCTGCGTCAGCTGAATCCTAAAGCGACGATCTTGCGCCCTGGGCAGGTTCTTTTGTATCGAAAGGGCGCCGTACAAAGGGTGATAGTCGGCTGGCTACCATTCGCCATCGAAGACGTTGCAAAGCTCTACAATGGTGGTGGGGATGTGAGGTACGCAGAAAAGCTCAGTTTCGCTCTCAAGTTGGTGAAATATGGTTCGGAGGCCACATGCGCTTGA
- a CDS encoding lysozyme inhibitor LprI family protein, whose product MRLNTWSALGLWLILFSAHSADQQNIAPVEEILDTCSYSSQAGMRDCLEDSVRDSSTAVNAAEKKFAATMSRWDERQKYIAAAHMQFNISKRAFLKYRDEQCALAAALGGGAIGNALELRRLACIYELNRERSNQLTRFSSSLYLK is encoded by the coding sequence ATGCGCTTGAACACTTGGTCCGCTCTTGGGCTTTGGCTGATTCTTTTCAGTGCGCATAGCGCCGATCAGCAGAACATCGCTCCAGTTGAAGAAATACTCGACACTTGCTCGTACAGTTCCCAAGCAGGGATGCGTGACTGCCTGGAAGATAGCGTACGCGACAGTTCGACAGCCGTGAACGCAGCGGAAAAAAAATTTGCTGCAACCATGAGCCGTTGGGATGAACGGCAAAAATACATAGCTGCCGCTCATATGCAGTTCAACATTTCTAAACGTGCCTTCTTGAAATACCGGGACGAACAGTGCGCATTAGCTGCTGCGCTCGGTGGAGGGGCAATTGGAAATGCTCTGGAATTACGGCGTCTGGCTTGCATTTACGAATTAAATAGGGAACGTAGTAATCAGTTGACACGGTTTTCCTCGTCTCTATATCTTAAATGA
- a CDS encoding uracil-DNA glycosylase, translated as MTVRIEPSWKQHLQAEFDKPYWTELTDFVRAEYQAGQCCPPGRHIFRAFDLTPFDKVKVVILGQDPYHTPGAAMGFCFSVPEGNRPQPSLQNIFQELENDLGVRRTRTDLSDWAEQGVFLLNAVLTVRARAAGSHAGKGWETFTDTAIRTLSQEREHLVFILWGSYAIAKKALIDTKKHLVITSPHPSPFSAHKGFFGSRPFSKANDYLRAVGKEPIRWC; from the coding sequence ATGACCGTACGCATCGAACCCTCCTGGAAGCAGCACCTGCAAGCCGAGTTCGACAAGCCCTACTGGACCGAGCTCACCGACTTCGTGCGCGCCGAATACCAGGCCGGCCAATGCTGCCCGCCCGGCAGGCACATCTTCCGCGCCTTCGACCTGACGCCCTTCGACAAGGTGAAAGTGGTAATCCTCGGCCAGGACCCATACCACACGCCCGGCGCCGCGATGGGCTTCTGCTTTTCCGTCCCCGAGGGCAACCGCCCGCAACCCAGCCTGCAAAACATCTTCCAGGAACTGGAAAACGACCTGGGCGTGCGGCGCACCCGCACCGATCTCTCCGACTGGGCGGAACAGGGCGTGTTCCTGCTGAACGCCGTGCTGACCGTGCGCGCCCGCGCCGCCGGTTCGCATGCCGGCAAGGGCTGGGAGACGTTTACCGATACCGCGATCCGCACGCTGTCGCAGGAGCGCGAGCACCTGGTGTTCATCTTGTGGGGCAGTTATGCGATCGCCAAGAAGGCGCTGATCGATACGAAGAAGCACCTCGTCATCACGTCGCCGCATCCTTCGCCGTTTTCGGCGCACAAGGGGTTCTTTGGGAGCAGGCCGTTTTCGAAGGCGAACGATTATTTGCGGGCGGTAGGCAAGGAGCCGATCCGGTGGTGTTGA